The following proteins are co-located in the Trichormus variabilis 0441 genome:
- a CDS encoding Tab2/Atab2 family RNA-binding protein gives MTLVWQADFYRSPQQDLDGKILWELLICDVNRGFEYTATCPQSEANSSWLTSQIQLAAGEKLPDIIQVFRPQSLSLIEAAGRNLGINVEPQRQTPALKQWLQEKQYSIAIDKPPPTPLPDNLWGDEWRFASIQAGDVVDLFSDRPIPILSLPEPLKPINLGLASTVAIPGVVIYGGRRSLNLARWIAQTRPVALNYIAGAPDGLILEAGLVDRWILVTFEDAEVKAAAKVYEQRQKQSRGLHFLLVQPDDSGMTYTGFWLLQAI, from the coding sequence ATGACTCTGGTTTGGCAAGCAGATTTTTATCGCAGTCCTCAGCAAGATTTAGACGGAAAAATCTTGTGGGAGTTATTAATTTGTGATGTAAATCGTGGTTTCGAGTATACGGCGACTTGTCCCCAGTCAGAAGCTAATTCCAGTTGGTTGACTAGCCAAATTCAATTAGCAGCAGGTGAAAAACTACCAGATATTATCCAAGTTTTTCGCCCCCAGTCTTTGAGTTTGATTGAGGCTGCTGGACGCAATTTGGGGATTAATGTCGAACCGCAACGCCAAACCCCAGCTTTGAAACAATGGTTACAAGAAAAGCAATATTCCATAGCAATAGATAAGCCACCACCAACACCGTTACCAGATAACTTATGGGGTGATGAGTGGCGCTTTGCTAGCATCCAAGCGGGTGACGTCGTTGATTTGTTTAGCGATCGCCCAATCCCCATTTTATCTTTACCAGAACCCCTCAAACCCATTAATTTAGGCTTGGCATCAACAGTGGCAATTCCTGGTGTGGTAATTTATGGTGGTAGGCGATCGCTAAATCTAGCTAGATGGATTGCCCAAACCCGCCCAGTAGCCTTGAATTATATTGCTGGTGCGCCTGATGGTTTGATACTGGAAGCTGGTTTGGTGGATAGATGGATTTTAGTTACTTTTGAAGATGCAGAAGTAAAGGCGGCTGCAAAAGTTTATGAACAACGCCAAAAACAAAGTCGGGGATTACATTTTTTATTAGTACAGCCTGATGATTCAGGTATGACTTACACTGGCTTTTGGTTGTTGCAAGCAATATAA
- a CDS encoding thermonuclease family protein: protein MALLELILLLATIVGVVDGKTITVKNDTGQTATVRLACIDIPKTAKQKYHLAAKQKLQQLLPSRTPVVIRIIRPDSKDIAFGEVYVDNRSINLRLVAEGNAVVDQASLEVCEETKTQYLIAEANAKNKRLGLWQQLNPAITK, encoded by the coding sequence ATGGCTTTACTTGAGCTAATTTTATTACTGGCTACCATCGTAGGTGTAGTAGACGGCAAAACTATCACAGTTAAAAATGATACTGGGCAAACGGCTACAGTCAGACTAGCCTGTATTGATATACCCAAGACAGCTAAACAAAAGTATCATCTAGCGGCTAAACAGAAACTCCAACAATTACTACCATCCCGCACCCCTGTTGTGATTAGAATTATCAGACCGGATAGTAAAGATATTGCTTTTGGCGAAGTTTATGTAGATAATCGCTCTATCAATCTGCGTTTAGTAGCAGAGGGTAATGCTGTGGTTGATCAAGCATCTCTCGAAGTTTGCGAAGAGACAAAAACACAATACCTCATCGCTGAAGCCAATGCTAAAAATAAACGCCTGGGACTATGGCAACAGTTAAATCCAGCAATTACTAAATAG
- a CDS encoding aldo/keto reductase: METTQLGKTGVFVSAIGLGGMPMSIYNRPPESDSIQVIHRALDLGITFIDTADSYCKDESDKHHNERLIHKALSSYPGDTSQVVVATKGGLMRPNESWTRNGNPEHLRQTIRVSFEALGGEKPIDVWQYHFPDPEYTIAESLVPVKEAVEAGLIRFVGVSNFSVEQIKQARDVVDIVSVQNQYSPWERQPEKDGVLQYCEQEKLTFLPWSPFGGRRRHQDLQDIPAIAQLAKAKGVSVYSIVLAWLRAKSPTILPIPGASKISSIEDSVSAVNVKLTNEEVQKI, translated from the coding sequence ATGGAAACTACACAGCTAGGAAAAACAGGTGTATTTGTCAGCGCCATTGGCTTGGGTGGAATGCCAATGTCGATATATAATCGACCACCAGAATCAGATTCAATTCAAGTTATTCACCGTGCTTTAGATTTAGGAATTACATTTATTGACACCGCCGACTCTTACTGTAAGGATGAGTCAGACAAGCACCATAATGAAAGACTAATTCACAAAGCACTTAGCAGTTATCCAGGTGACACTAGCCAGGTGGTTGTGGCGACGAAAGGCGGCTTGATGCGTCCCAACGAAAGTTGGACACGCAACGGAAATCCAGAACATCTGCGTCAAACTATCCGCGTCAGTTTTGAGGCGTTGGGTGGTGAAAAACCGATTGATGTTTGGCAATACCATTTTCCAGACCCAGAATATACGATTGCAGAATCCCTTGTACCTGTGAAAGAAGCTGTGGAAGCAGGTTTGATTCGATTTGTGGGAGTTTCTAATTTTTCTGTGGAACAAATCAAGCAAGCACGGGATGTGGTGGATATTGTCTCAGTGCAGAATCAATATAGTCCTTGGGAAAGACAGCCAGAGAAAGACGGTGTTTTACAATATTGTGAACAAGAAAAACTGACCTTTTTACCGTGGAGTCCCTTTGGTGGTCGTCGTCGCCATCAAGATTTACAGGATATTCCGGCGATCGCCCAATTAGCCAAAGCCAAAGGCGTATCTGTATACTCGATAGTATTGGCATGGTTACGCGCCAAATCCCCCACAATTTTGCCCATCCCCGGCGCAAGCAAAATTTCCAGCATCGAAGATTCAGTCAGCGCTGTGAATGTCAAACTAACTAACGAAGAAGTCCAGAAAATTTAG
- a CDS encoding EndoU domain-containing protein, producing MANHKLQQLLSIFAVLLLTYPLTQVQAQPQPGLLPFFDNENNPVPVNFPRGQQVDITPPPPQLNSFDQAVLQTCGSIGTKVSPNKFKELLSAYPNVLQRLQKVSGGELRQGRKKKAQFLEDLTNIWFQRKGFEHIFCGEIYNANDIGGLHFSGRYLQLQNQGIGGRLPSNQRREEVVPGVIYTLGVVIKQGNRTVTDVIKGYGYLSNAEEMLVDATQAFKKQGNKEGACIYNVRDQETGKTFPTVFVRKGKAIITYYPDATPQGARCRQ from the coding sequence ATGGCGAACCATAAGTTACAACAACTGCTGAGTATATTTGCTGTTCTCCTATTAACTTATCCGCTTACTCAAGTACAAGCACAGCCACAGCCAGGACTTTTACCTTTTTTTGATAACGAAAATAACCCTGTTCCGGTAAATTTCCCCAGAGGACAACAAGTCGATATCACACCACCACCACCGCAATTAAATTCTTTTGACCAAGCTGTACTGCAAACCTGTGGTTCTATTGGGACAAAAGTCAGTCCTAATAAATTTAAAGAATTACTATCTGCTTATCCTAATGTCTTACAAAGGCTGCAAAAAGTTAGCGGTGGTGAGTTGCGTCAAGGTCGCAAGAAAAAAGCCCAATTCCTGGAAGATTTAACTAATATTTGGTTTCAGCGTAAAGGTTTTGAACATATTTTTTGTGGTGAAATATATAACGCCAATGATATTGGTGGCTTACATTTTTCTGGGAGATATTTACAGTTACAAAACCAGGGTATTGGCGGACGTTTACCAAGTAATCAAAGGCGGGAAGAAGTGGTTCCCGGCGTGATTTATACATTAGGTGTGGTAATTAAACAAGGAAATCGGACAGTTACAGATGTAATTAAAGGTTATGGCTATCTCAGCAACGCCGAAGAAATGCTTGTAGATGCAACCCAAGCGTTTAAAAAACAGGGAAATAAAGAAGGGGCTTGTATTTATAATGTCCGTGACCAAGAAACAGGTAAGACTTTTCCTACAGTTTTTGTAAGGAAAGGCAAGGCAATTATTACTTATTATCCTGATGCTACTCCTCAAGGGGCAAGGTGTAGACAGTAA
- a CDS encoding COP23 domain-containing protein has translation MLSKSRKFALLGSLGLSFFLGNSVALAQFDDGVVVPTVPSGSSTPTNVPYPYPTDTSTNIPPVTNGDGTVRFRCVPINGQQTVVYQPQSQPGQYFPWAAPRNLGGGWDAASRCQAIANRLESYRPDGLQELQVSVENNENIICVTTDANQRCRIVLTVPRNQDPYTVRNNVFQNLVTADNGQQTTAVNTYRGNNDLYNLGSTLLGNGNNRVSSSRRGINLKPYLDTRDGGTARGLRNGVAIRRQSPNQAPTRLNPDRFR, from the coding sequence ATGTTATCTAAAAGCCGGAAATTCGCTTTATTGGGTAGTTTAGGTTTATCTTTTTTCCTGGGTAATTCCGTCGCATTGGCGCAATTTGATGATGGCGTTGTTGTGCCAACTGTACCATCAGGCTCATCAACACCAACAAATGTACCCTATCCTTATCCAACAGATACATCGACAAATATACCTCCTGTCACCAATGGGGATGGCACAGTCAGATTCAGATGTGTGCCGATAAACGGACAGCAAACCGTAGTTTATCAGCCCCAAAGTCAACCAGGACAATACTTTCCTTGGGCAGCACCCAGAAATTTAGGCGGTGGTTGGGATGCAGCTAGCAGATGTCAGGCGATCGCCAATCGCCTAGAATCCTATCGCCCAGATGGCTTACAAGAACTTCAGGTTTCTGTAGAAAACAACGAAAATATCATTTGTGTGACAACCGACGCAAACCAACGCTGTCGGATTGTCCTGACCGTACCTCGTAACCAAGACCCCTACACAGTACGTAATAACGTTTTCCAAAACCTAGTGACTGCCGATAACGGACAGCAAACGACAGCTGTCAATACTTACCGAGGCAATAACGATCTTTACAACTTGGGTAGCACCCTTTTAGGTAATGGTAATAATCGGGTGAGTTCATCCAGACGCGGAATCAACTTGAAGCCCTACCTCGACACCAGAGATGGGGGAACAGCTAGAGGACTGAGAAATGGGGTGGCTATTCGTCGCCAATCTCCCAACCAAGCCCCTACACGCCTCAATCCTGATAGATTCCGCTAA
- the ilvC gene encoding ketol-acid reductoisomerase, whose translation MARMYYDEDANLDLLAGKTIAIIGYGSQGHAHALNLKDSGLNVIVGLYPGSKSAEKAQAAGLTVKNVADAANVADFIMILLPDEVQKTVYKNEIEPNLQEGNTLAFAHGFNIHFGQVVPPANVDVVMVAPKGPGHLVRRTYEQGQGVPALFAVYQDASGKARDRALSYAKGIGGTRGGVLETTFREETETDLFGEQAVLCGGLSALIKAGFETLVEAGYQPELAYFECLHEVKLIVDLVVEGGLAKMRDSISNTAEYGDYTRGPRIVNEQTKAEMRKVLSEIQSGQFAREFVLENQSGKPGFTAMRRQEAEHPIEEVGKDLRAMFSWLKKV comes from the coding sequence ATGGCCCGGATGTACTATGACGAAGATGCCAATTTAGACCTTTTGGCTGGAAAAACCATTGCAATTATCGGCTATGGTTCTCAAGGTCATGCCCACGCTTTAAATTTAAAAGATAGTGGTTTGAATGTGATTGTGGGGCTATATCCGGGTAGTAAGTCAGCAGAAAAAGCCCAAGCAGCTGGGCTAACCGTAAAAAATGTGGCGGATGCTGCTAACGTTGCTGACTTCATCATGATTTTGTTACCCGATGAAGTGCAGAAAACAGTTTACAAAAATGAAATCGAACCAAATCTGCAAGAAGGAAACACTTTAGCTTTTGCTCACGGGTTTAATATTCACTTTGGGCAAGTCGTACCACCTGCGAACGTAGACGTAGTTATGGTAGCACCCAAAGGCCCTGGGCATTTGGTACGACGCACTTACGAACAAGGTCAAGGTGTACCAGCGCTGTTTGCTGTTTATCAAGATGCTAGTGGAAAAGCACGCGATCGCGCCCTATCCTATGCTAAAGGTATCGGTGGCACTCGTGGCGGTGTTTTGGAAACAACTTTCCGTGAAGAAACTGAAACCGATTTGTTCGGTGAACAAGCTGTATTATGCGGTGGTTTGAGTGCTTTAATTAAAGCCGGTTTTGAAACCTTGGTAGAAGCAGGTTATCAACCAGAACTAGCTTATTTTGAATGTCTACACGAAGTTAAATTAATTGTTGACTTGGTAGTAGAAGGCGGTTTAGCCAAAATGCGCGACAGCATTTCTAACACTGCTGAATATGGTGATTACACTCGCGGGCCTCGGATTGTCAACGAACAAACCAAAGCCGAAATGCGGAAGGTTCTCAGCGAAATTCAATCGGGACAATTTGCACGGGAATTTGTGTTAGAAAACCAATCGGGTAAACCCGGATTTACTGCAATGCGTCGTCAAGAAGCTGAACATCCAATTGAAGAAGTTGGTAAAGATTTACGGGCAATGTTTAGCTGGTTGAAGAAAGTTTAA